One window of the Anopheles cruzii chromosome 2, idAnoCruzAS_RS32_06, whole genome shotgun sequence genome contains the following:
- the LOC128267004 gene encoding esterase B1-like — MVMRSVRHGSAQSGSRASGQQTDAASRVMVQVVPGLIYGTKDRLPNGGPYYCFKGVPYARPPIGPLRFASPVPIEKYSVSYLDCSRERSSCLGRDVITREITGSEDGLFLNVYTPVLGKEVDPTRLLPVMVFFHGGGMTGGNADSGLYLPDYLVQEGVVVVTVNYRLGVLGFLCLPQAGIEGNAGLKDQRMALQWVQQNIRTFAGDPDNVTLFGASSGGSNVMMHCFSNLSRRYFHKAISQSGTVFADLVYQTEPEERARSLARLFGYEGTSDEAVLSTLRDVPARRLYEAQFLVLSAREREYESIFQFPFTAVIERAASTDAVLQKTPIEYLRERDRFEVPILCGYNDREGMLELVDMMKHLSVYDRCPEKFICASFDVDYFSPAARTLGEELKRHYFGEASVSRSNIDQLVDLLTDRFLVGYLVLCHLWHKYQTKVPFYSYRFAYEGSLNKGKELLKFQHLPGACHIDEVYYVFSSALLRTEIPATDPAYTVRQMMVRMWTNFAKFSDPTPPHDRSVPCRWEPMTGLPSDVASDELNYTLLSIGKEIKMGTLPERKRMAKFLDIMRRCNGSIDNFVIPKVEPAPSEGADAASECGSDGR, encoded by the exons ATGGTGATGCGAAGTGTGCGACACGGCTCGGCGCAGTCCGGCTCGCGGGCATCGGGCCAGCAAACGGAC GCAGCCTCCCGGGTGATGGTACAGGTGGTGCCGGGTCTGATCTACGGCACAAAGGATCGACTACCGAACGGCGGTCCGTACTACTGCTTTAAGGGTGTCCCATACGCTCGGCCTCCGATCGGTCCGTTGCGCTTCGCATCGCCGGTCCCGATCGAAAAGTACTCCGTATCATACCTCGACTGTAGCCGCGAGCGGAGCAGCTGTTTGGGGCGGGATGTGATCACACGGGAAATAACGGGTTCCGAGGATGGGTTGTTCCTGAACGTGTACACCCCGGTGCTCGGTAAGGAGGTGGACCCCACCAGACTGCTCCCGGTGATGGTGTTCTTCCACGGTGGTGGCATGACGGGCGGGAACGCCGACAGTGGCCTGTACCTGCCGGACTATCTGGTGCAGGAGGGAGTCGTGGTGGTCACGGTCAACTATCGACTCGGGGTGCTCGGGTTCCTCTGTCTACCGCAGGCCGGCATCGAGGGCAATGCGGGTCTCAAAGATCAG CGTATGGCGCTCCAGTGGGTTCAGCAAAACATCCGCACGTTTGCCGGTGATCCCGACAACGTGACCCTGTTCGGGGCCAGCTCCGGGGGCAGTAACGTGATGATGCACTGCTTTTCGAACCTCTCGAGGCGGTACTTCCACAAGGCGATCTCTCAGAGTGGCACCGTGTTTGCGGACTTGGTGTaccaaacggaaccggaagagcgAGCTCGATCGCTGGCCCGCCTGTTCGGGTACGAGGGCACGTCCGACGAGGCGGTACTGAGCACGCTCCGAGACGTGCCTGCCCGGCGGTTGTACGAGGCACAATTCCTGGTGCTGTCGGCACGCGAGCGAGAGTATGAGTCCATCTTTCAGTTCCCGTTCACGGCAGTCATCGAGCGTGCTGCCTCGACCGATGCCGTACTGCAGAAAACTCCGATCGAGTATCTGCGGGAAAGGGATCGCTTCGAGGTGCCGATTCTGTGCGGCTACAACGACCGGGAGGGCATGCTGGAGCTGGTGGACATGATGAAACACCTGTCGGTGTACGATCGGTGTCCGGAGAAGTTTATCTGCGCCTCGTTCGACGTGGACTACTTCAGTCCGGCAGCGCGCACTCTTGGGGAGGAACTTAAGCGCCACTACTTCGGTGAGGCGTCCGTGTCACGCTCGAACATCGACCAGCTGGTCGACCTGCTCACGGACCGGTTCCTCGTGGGGTACCTGGTGTTGTGCCATCTGTGGCACAAGTACCAAACGAAGGTCCCGTTCTACTCGTACCGGTTCGCCTACGAGGGATCGCTCAACAAGGGCAAGGAGTTGCTCAAGTTCCAGCATCTGCCCGGGGCTTGCCACATCGACGAGGTGTACTACGTGTTCAGCTCAGCGTTGCTACGCACGGAAATTCCTGCCACGGATCCGGCCTACACCGTGCGCCAGATGATGGTCCGGATGTGGACGAATTTTGCAAAGTTCTCGGACCCAACGCCACCGCACGACCGcagcgtgccgtgccgttgggAACCGATGACGGGGCTGCCCTCGGACGTTGCCAGCGACGAGCTCAACTATACGCTGCTGTCGATCGGGAAGGAAATCAAAATGGGCACCCTGCCGGAGCGGAAGCGGATGGCAAAGTTTCTCGACATCATGCGCCGCTGTAATGGATCAATCGACAACTTCGTTATCCCGAAAGTGGAACCGGCGCCAAGCGAAGGAGCTGACGCAGCCAGTGAGTGTGGCAGTGATGGTCGATGA